One Tolypothrix bouteillei VB521301 DNA window includes the following coding sequences:
- the sufC gene encoding Fe-S cluster assembly ATPase SufC, with the protein MIIENSEVVLSVKDLTANVDGTPILKGVNLEVRLGEVHAIMGPNGSGKSTFSKVLAGHPAYEVTGGEIIFQGQNLLEMEPEERARSGIFLAFQYPLEIPGVSNLDFLRVAYNSRQKARGLEELDAFDFDDLVEQKLEVVKMNSAFLNRSVNEGFSGGEKKRNEILQMALLEPKLAILDETDSGLDIDALKIVANGVNQLTSAENATIMITHYQRLLNYIVPDYVHVMARGQIITSGGKELALELESRGYDWVLEENGVEVTV; encoded by the coding sequence ATGATTATTGAGAATAGTGAAGTCGTGCTGTCAGTGAAAGATTTGACAGCAAATGTTGATGGGACACCAATTCTCAAGGGTGTAAACCTTGAAGTTCGGTTGGGTGAAGTGCATGCGATTATGGGACCGAATGGTTCTGGTAAGAGTACTTTTTCTAAAGTTTTAGCTGGACATCCTGCTTATGAGGTAACGGGCGGGGAAATTATTTTCCAGGGACAAAACTTGTTGGAGATGGAGCCAGAAGAACGCGCCCGTTCTGGAATATTTTTAGCATTTCAGTATCCTTTAGAAATTCCTGGCGTGAGTAATTTGGATTTCTTACGGGTGGCTTACAATTCCCGTCAGAAAGCACGGGGTTTGGAGGAATTGGATGCTTTTGACTTTGATGACTTGGTAGAGCAAAAGCTAGAAGTGGTCAAGATGAATTCTGCTTTTCTCAACCGGAGCGTGAATGAAGGGTTTTCTGGTGGTGAGAAGAAGCGTAATGAGATTCTACAAATGGCGCTTTTAGAACCAAAGTTGGCAATTCTGGATGAAACAGATTCGGGTTTGGATATTGATGCGCTGAAAATTGTGGCGAATGGAGTTAATCAATTGACAAGCGCTGAGAACGCGACAATTATGATTACTCACTACCAAAGGTTGCTGAATTACATCGTACCAGACTACGTTCATGTGATGGCACGAGGACAGATTATTACCAGTGGCGGTAAAGAACTGGCGTTGGAATTAGAATCTCGCGGTTATGATTGGGTGTTGGAAGAAAATGGAGTTGAGGTGACTGTATAA
- a CDS encoding 3'(2'),5'-bisphosphate nucleotidase CysQ family protein: MKDLKEILTVVRSVGWEAADILQSYYHQTGDRNLEVQYKQNEPVTVADVAVNQYILEKLQAALGTEDFAYISEETYTTEQAKQEWAWIIDPLDGTRDFIEKTGEYAIHIALVKETRPVLAVVAVPELKKLYYAIKGSGAFAETRDGKTLPLQVSSRERLEDLTVVVSRSHRNERLEYLLQKLPCQNQKAVGSVGCKIATIVEQQADVYISLSGKSAPKDWDIAAPELILTEAGGKYTHFDGTPLQYNTGDINQWGGLLASNGQYHELLCQDAQRILAEWEKS, translated from the coding sequence ATGAAAGACTTAAAAGAAATACTGACTGTAGTTCGTTCTGTGGGCTGGGAAGCAGCAGATATACTGCAGTCTTACTACCACCAAACAGGCGATCGCAATCTAGAAGTACAGTACAAGCAGAATGAACCCGTAACAGTAGCAGATGTAGCTGTCAATCAATACATATTAGAAAAGCTACAAGCCGCTTTAGGTACTGAAGATTTTGCTTACATTAGTGAAGAAACATACACAACCGAGCAAGCAAAACAGGAATGGGCTTGGATTATCGATCCTTTAGACGGGACGAGAGACTTTATTGAAAAAACAGGGGAGTACGCCATTCACATAGCTCTAGTGAAAGAAACGCGCCCTGTTCTGGCTGTGGTTGCCGTACCGGAGTTAAAAAAACTGTATTATGCCATAAAAGGCAGTGGTGCCTTTGCAGAAACACGCGATGGAAAAACTCTTCCCTTACAGGTATCATCACGGGAACGTCTTGAGGATTTAACAGTCGTTGTCAGTCGTTCTCACCGCAATGAAAGACTTGAATACCTGTTGCAAAAACTACCCTGTCAAAACCAAAAAGCAGTAGGAAGTGTGGGATGTAAAATCGCTACAATTGTCGAACAACAAGCAGATGTTTACATTTCACTATCCGGTAAGTCTGCACCAAAAGATTGGGATATAGCCGCCCCAGAACTGATTTTGACAGAAGCGGGTGGAAAATACACTCATTTTGACGGTACACCGTTACAGTACAACACGGGTGATATAAATCAGTGGGGAGGCTTGCTTGCTAGCAACGGTCAATATCATGAGTTGCTCTGTCAGGATGCACAGAGAATTTTAGCTGAGTGGGAAAAAAGTTAA
- the sufD gene encoding Fe-S cluster assembly protein SufD, with protein sequence MSILVSPSPVPNSHSIDLASTVLDRDAYLIDLLNQIVGGVETPRDRLSWLQELRERAVLWVRQSVLPTTRDEEWRFADLSFLRKIQFHVGTKGSASVGSSLRSLPEAATSRLVFVDGVYSSELSSVSLLPDGVVVSNLADLSATYTQEVQKYLAQTEGAHELFTALNTSGMVDVAVVWVSKNVVVETPIHLVFLATGEQSGISLPRCLVVAETGSSVTLVEEYANHTDAESTEEESVYFTNAVTEIWVGENARVNHTRLEMENAEAIHIGKTAVSQARYSWYSCHAVTFGGKLSRHNLEILQTGEQTETVLNGLTIIGGQQLADTHSAIALNYPHGTSKQLHKCILSDRAHGVFNGKIFVPKPAQLTDAAQLNQNLLLSSKARIDTKPQLEITADNVKCAHGATVSQLEDDEIFYLQSRGIDANDARNLLVNAFATEAINQIPVPSVRQSLMQKVSG encoded by the coding sequence ATGAGTATCCTTGTTTCTCCAAGTCCAGTTCCTAATTCCCATTCCATCGATTTGGCATCTACCGTGTTGGATAGAGATGCTTATTTGATAGATTTGTTGAATCAAATTGTGGGTGGTGTTGAAACACCTCGCGATCGCCTATCCTGGTTGCAGGAATTACGGGAACGCGCCGTTTTATGGGTTCGTCAATCCGTTTTGCCTACAACTCGTGATGAAGAATGGCGCTTCGCCGATTTATCTTTTTTGCGGAAAATTCAATTTCATGTGGGGACGAAGGGTAGCGCGTCTGTTGGCTCATCTTTACGATCGCTACCAGAAGCAGCTACAAGTCGGTTGGTGTTTGTTGATGGTGTTTATTCATCTGAGTTGTCCTCAGTTTCTCTTTTACCAGATGGAGTTGTCGTTAGCAATTTAGCCGATTTATCTGCTACGTACACTCAAGAGGTACAGAAATATTTAGCTCAAACTGAAGGCGCACACGAACTGTTTACTGCTCTCAATACGAGTGGAATGGTTGATGTCGCAGTCGTTTGGGTATCAAAAAATGTGGTGGTCGAGACCCCAATTCATTTGGTATTTCTTGCTACTGGCGAGCAGTCTGGAATTTCTCTTCCGCGTTGCTTGGTTGTGGCGGAGACTGGTAGTAGCGTGACGTTAGTGGAAGAGTATGCGAACCACACAGACGCGGAGAGCACAGAGGAAGAGAGCGTATATTTTACTAATGCGGTTACGGAAATTTGGGTCGGGGAAAATGCTCGGGTGAATCATACTCGGCTTGAGATGGAAAATGCAGAGGCTATTCATATTGGGAAAACTGCTGTTTCTCAAGCTCGTTACAGTTGGTATAGCTGTCACGCCGTAACTTTTGGTGGAAAGCTTTCACGTCACAATCTAGAGATTTTGCAAACTGGGGAGCAGACAGAAACTGTCCTCAATGGATTGACGATAATTGGGGGACAACAGTTAGCGGATACTCACAGTGCAATAGCGCTCAATTATCCTCACGGTACTAGCAAACAATTGCATAAGTGTATTCTGAGCGATCGCGCTCATGGAGTGTTTAACGGTAAAATTTTTGTGCCAAAACCCGCACAATTGACAGATGCGGCCCAGTTAAACCAAAATTTGTTACTATCCTCTAAAGCCAGAATTGATACTAAGCCTCAATTAGAGATTACAGCTGATAACGTCAAATGCGCCCACGGTGCTACCGTTAGCCAGTTAGAGGATGATGAAATCTTCTATCTGCAAAGTCGCGGTATTGATGCGAATGATGCTCGCAACTTATTAGTTAACGCCTTTGCAACTGAAGCCATCAATCAAATACCTGTTCCTTCCGTCAGACAATCCCTTATGCAAAAGGTTAGTGGTTAG
- the sufR gene encoding iron-sulfur cluster biosynthesis transcriptional regulator SufR: protein MATIHQSSTKQDILEYLLKHSQATAFDLADALDVSPQAIRRHIKDLEAEQLISLVSSVQGGMGRPQHIYQLTRQGKERLNTKVSEGLGDSYGKFAVSLLDTLAETVGRDEVTSILRKQWERKAHDYRERLGNAPLSERVATLVELRKAEGYMAECHPVPSGNSLDDNKFILTEHNCAISNVAESFPSVCGHELEMFAAVLPDCTVERTHWIINGEHRCGYLVQARK, encoded by the coding sequence ATGGCGACTATCCACCAGTCCTCAACCAAGCAAGATATTCTGGAATATCTTTTAAAACACTCACAAGCTACGGCTTTCGATCTGGCTGACGCTCTAGACGTTAGCCCGCAAGCAATTCGCCGTCATATTAAAGATTTGGAAGCAGAACAACTTATATCTCTCGTGTCATCCGTACAGGGGGGAATGGGACGTCCGCAACATATCTATCAACTGACTCGTCAGGGAAAAGAACGGTTAAACACAAAAGTCAGCGAAGGTCTCGGCGATAGCTATGGTAAGTTTGCCGTTTCCCTACTGGATACATTAGCGGAAACGGTAGGACGAGACGAAGTCACCTCAATTCTACGAAAACAATGGGAACGCAAAGCCCACGATTATCGAGAGCGTCTTGGGAATGCTCCTCTATCTGAAAGAGTTGCAACTTTGGTAGAACTGAGAAAAGCTGAAGGTTACATGGCTGAATGTCATCCAGTACCATCAGGTAACTCATTAGATGATAATAAGTTCATTCTCACCGAGCACAATTGCGCTATTTCCAACGTTGCAGAGTCTTTTCCCAGTGTTTGCGGTCATGAATTAGAAATGTTTGCTGCTGTATTGCCAGATTGTACTGTAGAAAGAACTCACTGGATTATTAATGGCGAACACCGTTGTGGATATTTAGTCCAAGCGAGAAAATAA
- a CDS encoding cysteine desulfurase: MTYTQEKTLADRVRSDFPILHQEVNGKPLIYFDNAATSQKPLLVLNTLRDYYEQYNSNVHRGVHTLSAKATEAYEAARDKVAAFVNAASRQEIVFTRNATEAINLVAYSWGMNNLQQGDEIILSVIEHHSNLVPWHFVAQKTGAVLKFVELSAEESFDLEQFKTLISDKTKLVSVVHVSNTLGCINPVKDICAIAHEYGAKVLIDACQSVPHMPIDVRQFDCDWLVASGHKMCAPTGIGFLYGKLELLRQMPPFFGGGEMISEVFLDRSTYADLPHKFEAGTPAIAETIALGAAVDYLSNIGMDKIYAYESELTGYLFEKLVQIPGIRLFGPLPKVAGLGRAALSAFTAKDVHANDISTLLDQEGIAIRSGHHCTQPLHRHLGIAATARASLSFYNTREEIDIFVKALKETLEFFGSFES; the protein is encoded by the coding sequence ATGACTTATACCCAAGAAAAAACTCTTGCCGATCGAGTCCGTTCTGACTTCCCAATACTCCATCAGGAAGTCAACGGGAAACCTTTAATTTATTTCGATAATGCTGCTACGTCACAAAAACCTTTGCTCGTACTGAATACTTTGCGAGATTATTACGAACAGTACAATTCTAACGTGCATCGTGGCGTCCATACTCTCAGTGCTAAAGCGACTGAAGCTTATGAAGCAGCCAGAGATAAAGTGGCTGCATTTGTAAATGCAGCATCGCGTCAGGAAATTGTTTTTACCCGTAATGCAACTGAGGCTATTAACTTAGTTGCTTACAGTTGGGGAATGAATAATTTGCAACAGGGAGATGAAATTATTCTCTCAGTTATAGAACACCACAGTAATTTGGTTCCTTGGCATTTTGTAGCACAAAAAACGGGTGCTGTGCTGAAGTTTGTGGAACTCTCAGCCGAGGAAAGTTTTGATTTGGAACAGTTTAAAACACTGATTTCTGACAAAACAAAATTGGTATCAGTGGTGCATGTTTCTAATACTTTGGGTTGTATTAATCCTGTAAAAGACATTTGCGCGATCGCCCATGAATATGGAGCCAAAGTTTTAATTGATGCTTGCCAAAGTGTCCCCCACATGCCAATCGATGTCCGGCAATTTGACTGTGATTGGTTGGTCGCTTCCGGTCATAAAATGTGTGCTCCAACTGGAATTGGCTTTTTGTATGGCAAGTTAGAACTGCTGCGGCAAATGCCTCCCTTTTTTGGTGGTGGGGAAATGATTTCTGAAGTGTTTTTAGATCGTTCTACCTACGCCGATTTACCTCATAAATTTGAAGCGGGTACACCTGCGATCGCGGAAACAATCGCTCTAGGTGCAGCAGTGGATTACCTGAGCAATATTGGCATGGATAAAATCTATGCTTATGAATCTGAATTGACTGGTTATCTTTTTGAAAAGCTAGTCCAAATTCCCGGAATTCGTCTGTTTGGTCCATTGCCCAAAGTCGCAGGTTTGGGGAGAGCCGCACTTTCTGCTTTCACGGCAAAAGATGTCCATGCTAATGATATATCTACATTGTTAGATCAAGAAGGTATTGCTATTCGTTCCGGACATCATTGTACTCAACCATTACACCGTCACTTAGGGATTGCAGCAACTGCAAGAGCCAGTTTATCTTTCTACAATACTCGTGAAGAAATTGACATTTTTGTGAAAGCATTAAAGGAAACTTTAGAATTCTTTGGCAGTTTTGAAAGTTAA
- a CDS encoding tetratricopeptide repeat protein, whose protein sequence is MYKPTSFIVSIFIISSIAATIPSVARAQSILPQQSSQELKELLDEGRRLVDTGDYNNAIAVYQRATNLEPKNATIYAGIGYLYAQQGNFPAALTAYRRAVSLNPNNSDYQYALAYVSGNLGDNKTAKEAYRRAIQSNRNNANAYIGLSTVLLRLGEYVNAKWAYEQAVSLDPKNPQVYELRGNILMKQGKSKEAIAVFKQARELYERQGKSESVVRLEAVLRNLGV, encoded by the coding sequence GTGTACAAGCCAACATCTTTTATAGTAAGTATTTTCATTATTAGCAGTATTGCAGCAACAATACCATCAGTAGCCCGCGCTCAAAGCATTTTGCCCCAACAAAGTTCTCAGGAGTTAAAGGAACTTCTAGATGAAGGGCGACGACTTGTAGATACAGGGGATTATAATAACGCGATCGCAGTTTATCAAAGAGCCACAAATCTAGAGCCAAAAAATGCCACCATATATGCCGGTATTGGCTACTTATACGCCCAGCAAGGCAATTTTCCCGCAGCTTTAACGGCGTATCGACGTGCTGTATCACTCAATCCTAACAATAGCGATTACCAATATGCTTTAGCTTACGTAAGTGGTAATTTGGGAGATAACAAAACAGCCAAAGAAGCCTACAGACGTGCCATACAAAGCAATCGGAATAACGCTAATGCGTACATAGGTTTATCAACAGTTCTCTTGCGTTTGGGAGAGTACGTAAATGCTAAATGGGCATACGAACAAGCGGTCAGTCTAGATCCCAAAAATCCTCAAGTTTATGAGTTGCGAGGTAATATACTGATGAAGCAAGGAAAATCGAAAGAAGCGATCGCAGTTTTCAAACAAGCTCGAGAACTATACGAACGCCAAGGTAAGTCAGAAAGCGTGGTCAGACTCGAAGCCGTACTCCGTAATTTAGGAGTTTAA
- a CDS encoding Uma2 family endonuclease, with protein sequence MTTAPVSPKPVTFEEFTAWRPEGGRYELHNGAIVELAQPTGKHENVVGFLARKITVEFDRLNLPYHIPKTALVKPPNQESAYSPDILLINRENLSNEPLWENESTVSQPASIPLVVEVVSTNWRDDYYKKFADYEEMGIPEFWIADYAAFGGRNFIGNPKEPAIFVCRLLNGEYQMNLFRGNTAIISPSFPQLNLTAQQIFDSAL encoded by the coding sequence ATGACTACTGCGCCAGTCTCACCCAAACCAGTTACTTTTGAAGAATTTACAGCATGGCGTCCTGAAGGTGGACGCTACGAACTGCACAATGGAGCAATTGTCGAGCTGGCTCAACCAACCGGGAAGCATGAAAATGTTGTTGGGTTCTTAGCACGTAAAATAACTGTAGAGTTCGATCGCCTCAACCTTCCCTATCACATTCCCAAAACTGCATTAGTTAAACCACCAAACCAAGAATCAGCCTACTCACCAGATATTTTATTAATAAATCGCGAAAATCTTTCAAACGAACCGTTATGGGAGAACGAATCTACTGTTTCTCAACCTGCATCTATTCCTTTAGTTGTTGAAGTTGTTTCCACTAACTGGCGAGATGACTACTATAAAAAGTTTGCCGATTATGAAGAAATGGGTATTCCTGAGTTTTGGATTGCCGATTATGCTGCATTCGGAGGACGCAATTTTATTGGTAACCCCAAAGAACCTGCTATTTTTGTATGCCGATTGCTGAATGGGGAATATCAAATGAATTTGTTTAGGGGAAACACTGCAATTATATCTCCTAGTTTCCCTCAACTCAATCTAACAGCCCAGCAAATTTTTGATTCTGCTTTGTAG
- a CDS encoding substrate-binding domain-containing protein: MRNRFWLIAILGTSIFLGEISGCTTSNVRQSSTHLPSGSQARSEIKIGVRGITYVAMKTLADAYRSQVKNVQVSFVPIAQSMAELKGVRDGLLDLSGVSEELKLEDSTLEYLDAAQDALLVATHSSVSAITNLTTENLKAIYSGTLRNWQELGGPDAKIVVLDLPEDDSVKRLLRKHYLGEDLKNSKTAILLREEEDAIAAVQNIPYSIGVFSSARVTSKQLRLNPKSLNGVEATPENVQTGRYLLVRPIGIISSKRSSQAVKGFLQFVRSKQAAAVLRRSGFLPR; encoded by the coding sequence ATGAGAAATCGCTTCTGGTTGATAGCAATCCTCGGTACGAGCATATTTTTAGGGGAAATATCTGGCTGTACAACTAGCAACGTCCGTCAATCTAGTACTCATCTACCATCTGGCTCCCAAGCGCGATCGGAGATTAAGATTGGCGTTCGGGGTATTACTTATGTAGCAATGAAGACACTGGCTGATGCTTACAGATCTCAAGTCAAAAACGTCCAAGTCTCTTTTGTACCCATCGCTCAATCTATGGCTGAGCTTAAAGGAGTTAGAGACGGACTGCTCGATCTTAGCGGTGTGAGTGAAGAGTTGAAATTGGAAGACAGCACCTTGGAGTATTTGGACGCTGCTCAAGATGCTCTGTTAGTCGCTACCCATTCAAGTGTTAGCGCGATTACTAACTTGACAACGGAGAATCTCAAAGCAATCTACAGCGGTACTTTGAGAAATTGGCAAGAACTCGGAGGTCCTGATGCCAAGATTGTTGTACTGGATCTTCCTGAAGATGATTCAGTTAAGCGCCTTCTGCGGAAGCATTATTTGGGTGAAGATTTGAAGAATTCCAAGACAGCAATTCTTCTGAGGGAAGAAGAGGATGCGATCGCAGCAGTACAGAATATTCCCTATAGTATTGGCGTTTTCTCATCTGCCCGTGTTACATCCAAACAACTCCGTCTGAACCCCAAAAGTCTTAACGGTGTAGAAGCTACCCCAGAAAACGTACAGACGGGTAGATATCTGCTGGTGCGCCCTATCGGAATTATCTCGAGCAAGAGATCTTCCCAAGCTGTTAAAGGCTTTCTCCAATTTGTTCGCAGCAAACAAGCTGCTGCTGTGCTGCGAAGATCGGGTTTTCTGCCACGCTGA
- the sufB gene encoding Fe-S cluster assembly protein SufB has translation MSATVKTLVNQPYKYGFVTDIEADTIPRGLNEDIVRLISAKKNEPEFMLDFRLKAFRQWQKMVEPAWPSVKYPAIDYQNIIYYSAPKQKKQKLNSLEEVDPTLLETFEKLGIPLSEQKRLANVAVDAIFDSVSVATTFKEKLAKDGVIFCSISEALQEHPELVQKYLGSVVPVADNYFAALNSAVFSDGSFVYIPKGVKCPMELSTYFRINNGETGQFERTLIVAEEGSYVSYLEGCTAPMYDSNQLHAAVVELVALDNAEIKYSTVQNWYAGDANGKGGIYNFVTKRGLCQGVNSKISWTQVETGSAITWKYPSCVLVGDNSVGEFYSVALTNNMQQADTGTKMIHVGKNTRSTIISKGISAGNSSNSYRGLVKINPKAEGARNYSQCDSMLIGDNAHANTFPYIQVQNNAAKVEHEASTSKIGEDQLFYFAQRGISTEDAISMMVSGFCKDVFNQLPMEFAVEADKLLSLKLEGSVG, from the coding sequence ATGAGCGCCACTGTCAAAACCTTAGTCAACCAGCCATATAAGTACGGCTTTGTTACTGACATTGAAGCCGACACAATTCCGCGTGGACTGAACGAGGATATTGTCCGTTTAATTTCCGCGAAGAAGAACGAGCCGGAGTTTATGTTGGACTTTCGCCTTAAGGCTTTCCGTCAGTGGCAAAAAATGGTTGAACCAGCTTGGCCGAGTGTCAAGTATCCTGCAATAGACTATCAGAACATTATCTACTATTCCGCACCCAAACAAAAGAAACAAAAGCTAAACAGCTTGGAGGAAGTCGATCCAACTTTATTGGAAACCTTTGAGAAGTTAGGCATCCCCCTATCAGAGCAGAAGCGATTGGCAAATGTTGCGGTTGATGCAATTTTCGATAGTGTTTCCGTAGCGACAACATTCAAAGAAAAGCTGGCTAAAGATGGTGTTATATTCTGCTCCATTTCAGAAGCATTGCAAGAACACCCAGAACTCGTACAAAAGTACTTGGGTAGCGTTGTCCCGGTAGCAGATAATTACTTTGCAGCCCTAAATTCAGCCGTATTTAGTGATGGTTCCTTCGTTTACATTCCCAAGGGAGTGAAATGTCCCATGGAACTGTCTACTTACTTCCGGATTAACAACGGTGAAACCGGGCAATTCGAGCGAACTCTGATTGTTGCAGAAGAGGGAAGCTATGTTTCCTACCTTGAAGGTTGTACTGCGCCAATGTACGACAGCAACCAATTGCACGCTGCTGTAGTCGAACTCGTTGCTTTAGACAACGCTGAAATCAAATACTCAACCGTTCAAAACTGGTACGCTGGCGATGCAAATGGCAAGGGTGGTATTTACAATTTTGTCACCAAGCGCGGTTTGTGCCAGGGCGTGAATTCTAAAATTTCTTGGACTCAGGTAGAAACTGGTTCTGCAATTACCTGGAAATATCCCAGTTGCGTGTTGGTGGGTGATAACTCCGTAGGTGAGTTTTATTCAGTAGCGCTGACAAATAATATGCAGCAAGCTGATACTGGTACCAAAATGATTCATGTTGGTAAGAACACCCGCAGCACTATTATTTCTAAAGGAATTTCTGCTGGTAATTCCAGTAACAGCTATCGCGGTCTGGTAAAAATCAATCCCAAAGCGGAAGGAGCGAGAAATTATTCTCAGTGCGACTCCATGTTGATTGGGGATAATGCTCATGCTAATACTTTCCCTTACATCCAAGTGCAGAATAATGCTGCCAAGGTAGAGCATGAAGCTTCTACTTCTAAGATTGGGGAAGATCAACTCTTCTACTTTGCACAACGCGGTATCTCTACAGAAGATGCAATTTCCATGATGGTGAGTGGCTTCTGTAAAGACGTATTCAATCAGCTACCCATGGAATTTGCTGTAGAAGCTGATAAGTTGTTGAGTTTGAAGTTGGAAGGAAGCGTTGGGTAA
- a CDS encoding YbjQ family protein: MILSTTDVIQGSIVDSYLGIVTAEVVYGSNFLRDFFASIRDIIGGRTGSYERLFEQGQQKAIEELSLRARRLGADAVIGIEIDTGTINVDQSGVLILITATGTAVKLR, translated from the coding sequence ATGATTTTGAGTACAACTGATGTCATTCAGGGATCTATCGTTGATTCATATTTGGGCATTGTGACTGCAGAAGTGGTCTACGGAAGCAATTTCCTGCGCGATTTCTTTGCGAGTATCCGAGACATTATTGGTGGACGCACTGGAAGTTACGAACGCCTATTTGAGCAGGGTCAACAAAAAGCGATCGAAGAATTATCCCTAAGAGCAAGGCGTTTGGGTGCGGATGCTGTTATTGGTATCGAAATTGATACTGGTACTATCAATGTTGACCAATCAGGTGTTCTCATACTTATTACAGCAACGGGGACAGCTGTGAAATTGCGCTAG
- a CDS encoding family 43 glycosylhydrolase: protein MRYLRKFSVLFIASLLAVAIFGVIGPGNLIFSANSSLAIKNSFARSPTFNFYNVLTSSGADPWVYKHTDGYYYMTYLTNQNITIFRSLTLSGIVGGERKTVWTPPKSGSNSQNIWAPELHFLDGKWYIYYTADDGNTLNHRMFVLENASPDPFRGNFVDRGKIFDKKNDKWAIDGTVLTVSGKRYFIWSGWEGDNNVQQNLYIAPMSNPTTLGSSRVKISSPTYPWESFGSPPTVNEGPQVIIKDKTINLIYSASVGWTNNYALGLLTAKVGSNLLSPSAWRKYKEPVFQSGNGVVSPGHSSFVKSPNNKEDWIVYHAANFLSAGWNRHIRTQRFGWNRDGTPNFGSPAPVNAPISLPSGEPQHDRYQAEDALFTGAAKIISNPNASNGAKVGYIDNPQSNVEFRVRVNKRGTYNMSVRFGNGTEGGKEASHKLYINGKELPALRYVWTGWDNWLNSVIRVQLNTGVNQIRFSKGENFAEIDSIDIFPLR, encoded by the coding sequence ATGCGTTATCTTCGGAAATTTTCGGTACTATTTATTGCTAGTCTTCTTGCGGTTGCAATTTTTGGAGTTATCGGTCCCGGTAATCTAATATTCTCTGCAAATTCCAGCCTTGCAATTAAAAATAGTTTTGCCCGATCGCCAACCTTTAATTTTTATAATGTTCTCACCTCAAGTGGAGCCGATCCGTGGGTGTACAAACACACAGACGGATATTATTACATGACCTACTTAACAAATCAAAATATCACCATTTTTCGGTCTTTGACACTTTCAGGTATTGTTGGAGGAGAAAGAAAAACAGTCTGGACACCACCTAAGTCAGGTTCAAATAGTCAAAATATATGGGCACCAGAATTACATTTTCTAGATGGTAAGTGGTACATATATTACACGGCAGATGATGGTAATACTCTAAACCATAGAATGTTTGTGCTTGAAAATGCTAGCCCCGATCCATTTCGCGGAAATTTTGTGGATCGAGGCAAAATATTTGACAAAAAAAACGATAAGTGGGCAATTGATGGTACTGTCTTAACTGTCAGTGGGAAAAGATACTTTATTTGGTCTGGATGGGAAGGTGATAATAACGTACAACAGAACTTGTATATTGCACCGATGAGCAATCCGACAACACTCGGTAGTTCTCGAGTTAAGATTTCAAGCCCAACTTATCCATGGGAAAGTTTTGGTAGCCCGCCCACGGTGAATGAGGGACCGCAAGTTATTATTAAAGACAAAACTATTAATCTCATTTACTCTGCAAGTGTAGGTTGGACAAATAATTATGCGTTGGGTTTATTAACAGCAAAAGTTGGTAGTAACCTCTTGTCTCCATCGGCTTGGCGTAAATATAAAGAACCGGTGTTTCAAAGTGGGAATGGCGTGGTTAGTCCGGGACACTCCAGCTTTGTAAAATCTCCAAATAACAAAGAGGACTGGATTGTTTACCATGCAGCCAATTTTTTAAGCGCTGGATGGAACCGACATATCAGAACTCAAAGATTTGGATGGAACCGCGATGGTACTCCTAACTTCGGTTCTCCAGCACCTGTTAATGCTCCTATTAGTTTACCAAGTGGAGAACCCCAACACGATCGCTACCAAGCCGAAGATGCTCTTTTTACTGGTGCTGCCAAAATAATATCCAATCCAAACGCATCAAACGGAGCAAAGGTTGGTTACATTGATAACCCACAAAGCAATGTAGAGTTTCGCGTTCGGGTAAACAAACGGGGAACATATAATATGTCAGTTAGATTTGGGAATGGCACTGAAGGTGGCAAGGAAGCAAGTCACAAATTATACATAAATGGTAAGGAGCTTCCAGCATTAAGATATGTGTGGACGGGATGGGACAACTGGTTAAATTCTGTTATTAGAGTACAATTAAATACTGGTGTTAACCAAATTCGCTTTAGCAAAGGCGAAAATTTCGCGGAAATTGATTCTATTGATATATTTCCTCTTCGCTGA